In the Pectinatus sottacetonis genome, TCCCATGGAGCTATTTTATCCCCATCATGCAGTGCCTTTATTTTTAACCCCTGCGGATTGCGCGAACATTTTCTTATCAAGGCAATAACTTCGTCTATTCCGCAAAGCATCGCATAATCACGTTGAAATACCTGCACTGTAACATGCGGCTTTATATTGGACTGTTCCAATATCTCCTGGGTACGCAAAAAATAAATATCACTATAAAATCCCTTTTTAATTTTATCGACCGGAAAATCAAACAACTCCGGATCTACTCTTTTTTTCATCAAGCAGCCTCCTAAATTACGGCATTGTAAAACCTCTGTAATATAAGTATTCTAATTGGATATTATACCATAAAACTTGCATTTATTATAATATTTTTAACTGTCCTTGTCTACTTTAATATATTGCTAAACCTGTATTCAGCCTGTCCTATCATCCCCAATAAATAATAATTCAACAGAAAATAAACTTTCCCTCATCAAGCGGCAGGGAATTGGAATAAAAAGATAAATATGGTATATTTTATATTAAGTCTATAACAAATAAAAGAAAAGAGTAGATGTTATGATGCGTTATGTACTGATTATTTTTTCTACTGTTATAATGTTTTTTACCAATTATTCCTACACCAACGCGGAAAAAAAGCTGCCTGAACCAGCTCCGGCTAAGCCTTCTATTCACCTACTGGTAAATATTCCCGCACATTGGATAAGGATTTACGATAATAATACCTGTACTGCCGCTTATCCTGTTGCCGTTGGTAAACCGGATACGCCCACCCCTGTAGGAGATTTCAAAATAATTTACAAAGAAAAAAATCCCACATGGATAGATCCTGATGACACCGATATTCAGATTCCTTCCGGGCCAGAAAACCCTATTGGATACCGCTGGATCGGTATTGGCGGCAATTATGGTATTCATGGTACCAACCGTCCGGACTCCATAGGAAAATATGCTTCAAACGGCTGTATCCGCGTTAATGAAAAATACATAGAAATGATTTACAGAAAGGTTTCTATAGGCACCCCCGTAAAAATAATATATAATCGTCTTATAGTGGAAAAAGCAGCAAATGGCAATATAGCTTATTATATTTATCCTGATGGTTATGACAGACAGCCACTGACCGTACAAGATGTTGATAACAGCTTACAAAAATTTCATGTCACAGACTTCGCCGACGAAAATTCCATTGCTGAACAGATAAATATGGCTAATGGACTACCTAACTATGTCGCTTTTCCGATAAAAGTAAAGCTGGAAAATATTACTCTCCCATTAGAAGCAGTAAAAGCCGATAATATTATTTATATTCCTGTTAGAGCCTTAAGCAAATTCATCAATCTTTCTTTCCACTGGGATGCCAAGGCAGGCCTTGTAAGCACTACCTACGGACAGGTTCCCGGCATCATAAAAGGCAGCCATTTGTACATAAATGTCCTTAACATAGAAAAATTATTCAATCTCCAGCGTGACTGGCAGCAGCCAAATCTGCTAGTACTGCGTGTTATGAAAGGCAGTTCTCCCGCAGCCTTTGCAGCAGCAGGGCTGCCTGCTTTATGACAGCATATAGCAGCTATCTTACAGCCAATTATTTCCAATTGGCAAAAACAATCATTCATATAGGAGCATTTTATGAAAAATATAAAAAATCGTTTTATCATAATTGACGGCAGCAGCTTAATGTACCGGGCATTTTTTGCCATTCCCCTGCTCAATACAAACGCAGGAAAATATACCAATGCTATTTTAGGTTTTTCTAAAATGACTGTAAAATTACTTGACGAACTAAAACCCGAATACATCGTCGTAGCTTTTGACAAAAGCAGACATACTTTTAGAACTGATATCTTCAAAGATTACAAGGGAACACGAGAAAAAACCCCTTCTGAATTATCTGACCAGATTCCCTTGCTGCACGACTATACTAAGGCACTTGGCATAAAATTTATTGAAGTTGACAATTATGAAGCTGATGACATAATCGGCACCTTAGCAACTAAAGCAGCCAAACGCGGTTTGGAAACAATAGTTGTTACCGGTGACCGCGATGCCCTGCAGCTCATCCAGCCTAATCTAAAAATACTTATGACCAAAAAAGGAATAAGTGAAACAGAAATTTTTAATGAAACAGCCTTTAAAGAAAAATACGGCATAGTACCCCAAAAATTGATCGACTTAAAAGCGTTAATGGGCGATAAGTCTGACAACATTCCCGGTGTATACGGCATAGGTGAAAAAACAGCCTTAAAATTACTAATAAAATATGATACGCTTGATGGTATCTACCAAAATATAACTGATATTTCCGGCAAAAAATTAAAGGAAAAACTTATTTCTGATAAAGAAAATGCCTATTTATCATACCAGCTTGCAACTATTAACTGCGATATGCCATTAGCGTTTGAGCTTGAAGAATATACTATGAAGCCTGATATCCCTGCTTTAAAAACATTCTGTGATGATTATGAACTAAAAAGCATCTGGACTTCCTTAAACAAACTTTCCATTATTAATCTCGAAAACCAATCCCACTATGACCATAA is a window encoding:
- a CDS encoding L,D-transpeptidase is translated as MMRYVLIIFSTVIMFFTNYSYTNAEKKLPEPAPAKPSIHLLVNIPAHWIRIYDNNTCTAAYPVAVGKPDTPTPVGDFKIIYKEKNPTWIDPDDTDIQIPSGPENPIGYRWIGIGGNYGIHGTNRPDSIGKYASNGCIRVNEKYIEMIYRKVSIGTPVKIIYNRLIVEKAANGNIAYYIYPDGYDRQPLTVQDVDNSLQKFHVTDFADENSIAEQINMANGLPNYVAFPIKVKLENITLPLEAVKADNIIYIPVRALSKFINLSFHWDAKAGLVSTTYGQVPGIIKGSHLYINVLNIEKLFNLQRDWQQPNLLVLRVMKGSSPAAFAAAGLPAL